A portion of the Blastopirellula sediminis genome contains these proteins:
- a CDS encoding NAD-dependent epimerase/dehydratase family protein → MRALVTGGGGFLGRYVVEQLLARGDQVRVLGRRDYPDLTALGVECVRGDVADANIVSQACAGMDVVFHTAAIAGIWGRWEDFYQANVVGTENVVAGCHEHGVSRLVYTSSPSVTFDGTDQNGVGESVPYPTRWLAHYPRSKAIAEQYVLKANQPGKLLTCALRPHLIWGPRDQHLIPRLIERAKSGKLRIVGHGRNMVDMIYVENAAFAHLQAADALREGGKVCGKAYFLSQGEPVMCWVWINELLKLAKIPPLTRKISYRAAYAIGWLMEWGYRILGKYNSEPRMTRFLAAQLATNHYFNIAAARHDFGYAPKINTQEGMRRLAETL, encoded by the coding sequence GTGCGTGCGCTCGTCACCGGCGGTGGAGGTTTTCTTGGACGATACGTCGTCGAGCAATTGCTCGCGCGCGGCGATCAGGTGCGCGTTCTCGGACGCCGCGACTATCCTGACTTGACGGCGCTGGGAGTCGAATGCGTGCGCGGCGACGTCGCCGACGCCAACATTGTCTCCCAGGCCTGTGCCGGCATGGACGTCGTCTTTCATACCGCCGCGATCGCCGGCATCTGGGGACGCTGGGAAGATTTCTATCAGGCGAACGTCGTCGGGACCGAGAACGTCGTCGCCGGCTGTCACGAGCATGGCGTCAGCCGCCTGGTTTATACCAGCAGCCCGAGCGTCACGTTCGACGGAACCGATCAGAACGGCGTCGGCGAATCGGTCCCCTACCCGACTCGCTGGCTCGCCCATTACCCCCGCAGCAAAGCGATCGCCGAGCAGTACGTGCTGAAGGCCAATCAGCCAGGCAAGCTGCTAACCTGCGCCTTGCGTCCCCATCTGATCTGGGGGCCACGCGACCAGCACCTGATTCCGCGACTGATCGAACGCGCGAAATCAGGCAAACTGCGGATTGTCGGGCATGGCCGGAATATGGTCGACATGATTTATGTCGAAAACGCCGCCTTCGCCCATCTTCAGGCGGCCGACGCGCTGCGCGAGGGGGGCAAGGTTTGCGGAAAAGCGTACTTCCTCAGCCAGGGGGAGCCGGTCATGTGCTGGGTATGGATTAATGAGCTGCTGAAATTGGCTAAAATTCCTCCGCTGACCCGGAAAATCTCGTATCGCGCCGCGTATGCGATCGGCTGGCTGATGGAGTGGGGCTACCGAATCCTCGGGAAATACAACAGCGAACCGCGGATGACCCGATTTTTGGCGGCTCAGTTGGCGACCAACCATTATTTCAACATCGCCGCGGCGCGTCATGATTTCGGCTATGCCCCAAAAATTAACACGCAAGAAGGGATGCGGCGACTGGCCGAAACCCTCTAA
- a CDS encoding zinc-ribbon domain-containing protein, translating into MQMRCPHCSTVLEIQSPAGTQVQCPSCSGQFMVPDLAATPAAPPAPPVMQAPQPPTLQAPSLQTRPNAPGRRTPAPKKPKPAAPGAEGEATESDEEVSFFKKNEKLIFNIVAGGVGAVALFLVFAVGKYLFVGSGSVEEPDNTVATETNTNVGNKIQDVMDRAENDPDFYINWADATRKSLNIDGLKVKVHHVEWGEVRGQDERGELVTSGQPFMVVFLEIGNRSSKPIDFKTWYGTEFKSPAGFRTAQLSDEQRNVYYPLRFDDIAKLKWNTPEKTFEPKEDGTDSIVFDVGENFNPKTVQNLYLDLPGQAVGGGGSFRFKVPRSMIQGLD; encoded by the coding sequence ATGCAAATGCGATGCCCTCACTGTTCGACTGTGCTCGAAATCCAATCGCCTGCCGGTACCCAGGTGCAATGCCCTAGCTGCAGCGGTCAGTTCATGGTTCCGGATCTCGCGGCGACTCCGGCCGCTCCGCCGGCTCCTCCGGTCATGCAAGCGCCGCAGCCGCCAACTCTTCAAGCTCCGTCCCTACAAACGCGACCGAACGCCCCTGGTCGCCGGACCCCAGCGCCGAAAAAGCCGAAACCGGCCGCTCCCGGCGCTGAAGGAGAAGCGACCGAAAGTGACGAAGAAGTTTCGTTCTTCAAGAAGAATGAAAAGCTGATCTTCAACATCGTGGCCGGCGGCGTCGGCGCGGTCGCCTTGTTCCTGGTCTTCGCGGTCGGCAAGTATCTGTTTGTCGGCAGCGGAAGCGTTGAAGAGCCCGACAACACGGTCGCGACCGAAACCAACACCAACGTCGGCAACAAGATTCAGGACGTGATGGATCGCGCGGAGAACGATCCTGACTTCTACATCAACTGGGCCGATGCGACCAGGAAAAGCCTGAACATTGACGGCCTGAAGGTCAAAGTTCATCACGTCGAGTGGGGCGAAGTTCGCGGCCAGGATGAGCGCGGCGAACTGGTCACTTCCGGACAGCCGTTCATGGTCGTCTTCCTCGAGATCGGCAACCGTTCCAGCAAACCGATTGACTTCAAAACGTGGTACGGCACCGAGTTCAAATCGCCGGCCGGTTTCCGCACCGCGCAGCTCTCGGACGAACAACGGAATGTCTACTATCCCCTTCGCTTTGACGACATCGCCAAGCTGAAGTGGAACACGCCCGAAAAGACGTTCGAGCCGAAGGAAGACGGAACCGATTCGATCGTTTTCGACGTCGGCGAAAACTTCAATCCGAAGACGGTGCAAAATCTCTATCTTGACCTGCCGGGTCAGGCAGTCGGCGGAGGGGGATCGTTCCGATTCAAAGTCCCCCGCTCGATGATCCAAGGTCTCGACTAA
- a CDS encoding fatty acid CoA ligase family protein has protein sequence MATAASTTTKNVGFLLAQVAEERPDAVAIATPGRRGPDGRRIYKTITFAQLEADSTRLAAGLAEMGVTPGTRLALLVKPSIDFVSLVFALFKVGAVSVLIDPGMGRKNLLRCLDQVEPEGFVAISIVQAVRVLMGRRYARAKKNVTVGRRWFWGGPTIEDLRKADVTQFQPFAAADDDPAAIIFTTGSTGPPKGVLFRHEGFYEQVQQIRDRYDIQPGEIDLPGFPLFGLFNSAMGVTSVIPEMDASRPAAVNPLNIIEPIHDWQISQSFASPAVWNKVGLYCEQHQIRLPTLKRVLSAGAPVPPHVLRRMKNVIHPEGDIHTPYGATEALPIASIAASEVLEGTELQSQQGAGTCVGRRFSGIEWRVIRISDAPIATIDDCEAVDAGEIGELIVSGPVVTRRYFTSEEATKLAKIADGDRIWHRMGDVGYLDADDRFWFCGRKAHRVQTPDGDMFTIPCEAIANNHPAIYRSALVGVGEPGQQFPVMIVEPWPDKYPQTKEAITALLAEVGEQCAPHPLTESIHDFLLHPAFPVDIRHNAKIFREKLAVWAEERLDQPPQD, from the coding sequence GTGGCGACCGCCGCTTCGACCACCACCAAGAACGTCGGCTTTCTCCTGGCACAAGTCGCTGAGGAGCGCCCCGATGCTGTCGCGATTGCGACCCCAGGTCGTCGCGGACCAGATGGCCGGCGCATCTACAAGACGATTACGTTCGCCCAGCTAGAAGCGGATAGTACTCGACTGGCCGCTGGATTGGCGGAGATGGGAGTAACGCCGGGGACGCGGCTCGCCCTACTGGTCAAACCGAGCATCGACTTCGTCTCGCTCGTCTTCGCCCTATTCAAAGTCGGCGCGGTGAGCGTGCTGATCGATCCCGGCATGGGACGTAAAAATCTGCTTCGCTGTCTTGATCAGGTCGAGCCGGAAGGGTTCGTCGCGATCTCGATCGTGCAGGCTGTCCGCGTCTTGATGGGACGCCGCTACGCCCGAGCGAAAAAGAACGTCACCGTCGGCCGCCGCTGGTTTTGGGGCGGCCCGACGATCGAAGACCTGCGGAAAGCGGACGTCACTCAGTTTCAACCGTTCGCTGCAGCGGACGATGATCCGGCGGCGATCATCTTCACGACCGGCAGCACCGGACCGCCGAAGGGCGTTCTCTTCCGGCATGAAGGGTTTTACGAACAAGTCCAGCAGATTCGCGATCGCTACGACATTCAGCCGGGCGAAATCGACTTGCCTGGTTTTCCGCTGTTCGGCCTGTTCAACAGCGCGATGGGGGTGACGTCGGTCATACCGGAAATGGACGCGAGTCGTCCCGCTGCGGTTAATCCGCTGAACATCATCGAACCGATCCACGACTGGCAGATCTCGCAGTCGTTCGCATCGCCAGCCGTCTGGAACAAGGTCGGACTCTACTGCGAGCAGCATCAGATTCGTCTCCCCACGCTGAAGCGCGTCCTCTCGGCTGGCGCGCCAGTTCCGCCGCATGTGCTGCGGCGGATGAAGAACGTGATTCATCCCGAAGGAGACATCCACACGCCGTACGGCGCGACCGAAGCATTGCCAATCGCTTCGATTGCCGCGAGCGAAGTGCTCGAAGGGACCGAACTGCAATCGCAACAAGGCGCCGGCACTTGCGTTGGTCGTCGCTTCAGCGGCATCGAGTGGCGCGTTATCCGGATCAGCGACGCGCCGATCGCGACGATCGACGATTGCGAAGCCGTCGACGCTGGAGAAATCGGCGAGTTGATCGTCTCTGGCCCGGTCGTTACGCGGCGCTACTTCACCAGCGAAGAAGCGACGAAGCTGGCGAAGATCGCTGATGGAGATCGGATCTGGCATCGAATGGGAGACGTCGGTTATCTCGACGCCGACGATCGCTTCTGGTTCTGCGGTCGTAAAGCGCATCGCGTGCAAACGCCCGACGGCGACATGTTCACAATTCCGTGCGAAGCGATCGCCAACAATCATCCCGCGATCTACCGGAGCGCATTGGTCGGCGTGGGGGAACCTGGTCAACAGTTTCCCGTGATGATCGTGGAACCATGGCCGGACAAGTATCCGCAGACCAAAGAAGCGATTACCGCGCTATTGGCCGAAGTGGGTGAGCAGTGCGCGCCGCATCCGCTGACCGAATCGATTCACGACTTCCTTTTACATCCCGCGTTTCCGGTCGATATTCGCCACAATGCGAAGATTTTCCGGGAAAAGCTGGCGGTTTGGGCCGAGGAGCGACTCGACCAGCCGCCGCAAGACTAA
- a CDS encoding ATP-grasp domain-containing protein, with the protein MAKPPLQVGLLAAPDSWYAQDLTRAAAKLGEIDVTTVDFRRLQATVGKAAQFSHGDQQNADLLQALLVRTMPLGSLEQVIYRMNWLAEYERQGAVVLNAPRSLEIAIDKYLTLSRLAARGILVPETYLCETWEDALAAYETLGGDVVVKPLFGGEGRGILRVESPDLAERVFKTLSRTDSVLFLQKFVPHDGYDIRVLAIGGKIWGMTRHSVSDWRTNVQRGAESRPHAPTDEQLEIALQSLDALQLDMAGVDLLPGKDGSLYLLEVNGVPGWKALAAACQADIAAETLSHVRAVVESRSSA; encoded by the coding sequence ATGGCCAAGCCCCCTCTACAGGTCGGATTGCTCGCGGCGCCAGATAGCTGGTACGCCCAAGATCTGACCCGCGCCGCCGCCAAACTGGGGGAGATTGACGTCACGACGGTCGACTTCCGCCGCCTGCAGGCGACCGTCGGCAAAGCGGCCCAATTCTCGCACGGCGATCAGCAAAATGCCGACCTGCTGCAAGCGTTGCTAGTCCGGACGATGCCGCTCGGCAGTCTCGAGCAAGTCATCTACCGCATGAACTGGCTCGCCGAATATGAACGCCAGGGCGCCGTCGTTCTGAACGCCCCCCGCAGTCTTGAAATCGCCATCGACAAGTATCTGACCCTCTCGCGGCTCGCGGCTCGCGGAATCTTGGTTCCCGAGACCTATCTCTGCGAAACGTGGGAAGATGCCCTCGCCGCCTACGAGACCCTCGGCGGCGACGTCGTCGTCAAACCGCTGTTCGGAGGGGAAGGCCGTGGAATTCTGCGGGTCGAATCTCCCGATCTGGCCGAGCGGGTCTTCAAAACGCTATCGCGGACCGACTCAGTTCTCTTTCTCCAGAAGTTCGTACCGCATGACGGCTACGACATCCGAGTCCTCGCTATCGGCGGCAAAATCTGGGGAATGACGCGGCATAGCGTCAGCGATTGGCGAACCAACGTCCAGCGCGGCGCCGAGAGTCGACCGCACGCTCCAACAGATGAACAGCTCGAGATCGCCCTCCAATCGCTCGACGCGCTGCAGCTCGACATGGCCGGCGTCGATCTGCTGCCAGGCAAGGATGGAAGCCTTTATCTCTTGGAGGTGAACGGCGTTCCCGGCTGGAAAGCGCTGGCCGCCGCCTGTCAGGCCGATATCGCCGCGGAAACGCTTTCCCACGTTCGGGCGGTTGTGGAGAGCCGCTCATCGGCCTAG
- a CDS encoding WD40 repeat domain-containing protein, which yields MPDLAPARSGPLCDDKDEDQLDRWLAGKPIERKVPPLTRRLQRWSQENWGAVTCFLIAMLGVSGIAAHAMQNSVVAQRQLADERAAHATTREQAEQRDEQLRLLVDSAQIKARALGKQLDQARLESRRDLSLRLADEATRLEQAAPQRSLMLAAESVQIARDSRHFPAAGAVQVLFDQLQDQSRLRASGHSDVVRSIAFSGDGTMWASGGDDNRAILHSFDGRRTSIPLEAHWSRVSQVKFSPDSRKLATASFDATICLWDVRSSEVAQSPVVLSGHDERVLSIDFSADSRWLLSSAQAAPGSPSEILLWDLQAKGHPQVTQTLGQHFGRVHAAQLSPDGRWAFTASADGFVQLWRLNPKSGDRMTVAMRAQHGLTDRVCFSPDSSQLVTVSEGSNGECVIRRWQLGEMIRPETIATLKIAPLAADVDFKNENVVIGGQRGELKVVNWNLRTITPVVGHEQRIQLVRFLPDGALASVDQQGLVRRTLLGGKDEMALGVKLPQVTGQIEAAAISADGQWVAVTNEKREVMIRQLDPTILMGVAFDRLQSLSGDVEVIASQPSEERR from the coding sequence ATGCCAGATCTGGCCCCAGCCCGCAGCGGTCCGCTGTGCGACGACAAAGACGAAGATCAACTCGATCGTTGGCTCGCCGGCAAGCCGATCGAACGCAAAGTTCCCCCTCTGACTCGCCGGCTGCAGCGTTGGTCCCAGGAAAACTGGGGAGCGGTTACGTGCTTTCTGATTGCGATGCTCGGCGTCTCCGGCATTGCGGCTCATGCGATGCAAAACAGCGTCGTCGCCCAGCGACAATTGGCGGATGAACGTGCCGCCCATGCTACGACCCGCGAGCAAGCGGAACAGCGCGACGAACAGCTGCGGCTGTTGGTCGACTCGGCCCAAATCAAAGCGCGGGCGCTCGGTAAGCAGCTGGATCAGGCCCGCTTGGAATCGCGGCGCGACTTGTCGCTGCGTCTGGCGGATGAAGCGACGCGGCTGGAGCAAGCGGCGCCGCAACGTTCGCTGATGTTGGCGGCCGAATCGGTGCAGATCGCTCGCGACTCGCGGCATTTTCCGGCCGCCGGGGCGGTTCAAGTTTTGTTCGATCAGTTGCAGGATCAATCGCGGCTTCGCGCATCCGGACATAGCGACGTGGTCCGCTCGATCGCCTTTAGCGGCGACGGCACGATGTGGGCCAGCGGCGGCGACGACAATCGCGCCATTCTGCATAGCTTCGACGGACGACGAACTTCGATTCCGCTGGAAGCTCACTGGAGCCGCGTCAGCCAGGTCAAGTTTTCGCCCGATTCGCGCAAGTTGGCGACCGCCAGCTTTGACGCGACGATCTGCTTGTGGGACGTCCGCAGCAGCGAAGTGGCGCAGTCGCCGGTCGTGTTGTCGGGACATGACGAACGGGTCCTGTCGATCGACTTCAGCGCTGACTCGCGTTGGCTCCTCTCGAGCGCTCAAGCGGCGCCGGGGAGTCCGAGCGAAATCTTGTTGTGGGATCTGCAAGCGAAGGGGCACCCGCAAGTCACGCAGACGTTGGGTCAGCATTTCGGTCGCGTCCATGCGGCGCAGCTCAGCCCCGATGGACGCTGGGCCTTTACCGCTTCGGCCGATGGATTCGTCCAGCTATGGCGGCTCAATCCGAAGAGCGGCGATCGAATGACGGTCGCGATGCGGGCCCAGCATGGTTTGACCGATCGGGTCTGTTTCTCGCCCGATAGTTCGCAATTGGTGACGGTTTCGGAAGGGAGTAATGGGGAGTGCGTCATTCGCCGTTGGCAGTTGGGCGAAATGATTCGTCCCGAGACGATCGCAACCTTGAAGATCGCTCCCTTGGCGGCGGACGTTGATTTCAAGAATGAAAACGTCGTGATCGGCGGCCAGCGTGGCGAACTGAAGGTGGTCAATTGGAATCTGCGGACGATCACCCCGGTGGTTGGCCATGAGCAGCGAATCCAATTGGTTCGTTTTCTGCCGGATGGAGCGCTGGCCTCGGTCGATCAGCAAGGACTTGTACGCCGGACGCTTCTGGGTGGCAAAGACGAAATGGCGCTCGGCGTGAAGTTGCCGCAAGTTACCGGCCAAATCGAAGCGGCGGCGATTTCCGCCGATGGTCAGTGGGTCGCGGTGACCAATGAAAAGCGGGAAGTGATGATCCGCCAACTCGATCCAACGATCTTGATGGGGGTTGCGTTCGATCGACTGCAATCGCTCAGCGGCGACGTCGAAGTGATCGCCTCACAGCCGAGCGAAGAACGTCGCTAG
- the mch gene encoding methenyltetrahydromethanopterin cyclohydrolase, which translates to MNLNQRAWAAAQAIIDQPEQYQAIVHESPCGTQILDLGIGAAGGQSAGLKLAEVCLSGLGEVKFTLGSLAGVPLDVHVKTDQPVVACMGSQYAGWKVLHGEFFAMASGPMRALAGKEPLIAELGLAESADVAVGVLETAQLPPEEVCVEIAKQCGVQPNQLRLLVARTASVAGHVQIVARSVETALHKLHELHFDLKKIVKAEGTAPLPPLAKNDVQGIGRTNDAILYGGHVTLWVDAEDEEISDVGRQLPSSSSPAFGTPFEKILRDAKFDFYQIDPMLFSPAQVTWINVNNDRLHSFGETSEALLRESFEL; encoded by the coding sequence TTGAACCTTAACCAACGAGCATGGGCCGCCGCTCAGGCGATCATCGACCAGCCCGAGCAATATCAGGCCATCGTCCACGAAAGCCCGTGCGGGACGCAGATTCTCGACCTGGGAATCGGAGCGGCCGGCGGACAATCCGCCGGACTGAAGTTGGCCGAGGTTTGCCTTTCCGGATTAGGGGAAGTCAAGTTCACGCTGGGAAGTCTCGCCGGCGTACCTCTCGACGTGCATGTGAAGACGGATCAGCCGGTCGTCGCTTGCATGGGTTCGCAATATGCCGGCTGGAAGGTGTTGCACGGCGAGTTCTTCGCGATGGCTTCCGGTCCAATGCGAGCGCTCGCTGGCAAAGAGCCGCTGATTGCCGAACTGGGACTTGCGGAGTCGGCCGACGTCGCGGTCGGAGTACTAGAGACGGCGCAGCTTCCGCCGGAGGAAGTTTGCGTTGAAATCGCCAAGCAGTGCGGCGTTCAGCCGAATCAGTTGCGATTGCTCGTCGCACGTACCGCCAGCGTCGCGGGGCATGTGCAGATCGTCGCGCGCAGCGTCGAAACAGCTTTGCACAAGCTGCACGAGCTTCATTTTGATCTGAAAAAGATTGTCAAAGCCGAGGGAACGGCCCCGCTGCCGCCGCTGGCGAAAAACGACGTTCAAGGGATTGGCCGCACCAACGATGCGATCCTCTACGGCGGACACGTCACGTTATGGGTCGACGCCGAAGACGAAGAAATCAGCGACGTCGGCCGCCAATTGCCCAGCAGCAGTTCGCCTGCCTTCGGCACGCCGTTTGAGAAGATCTTGCGCGACGCCAAGTTCGATTTCTATCAAATCGACCCGATGCTCTTCAGCCCAGCGCAGGTGACGTGGATCAACGTCAATAACGACCGACTTCACTCATTCGGCGAAACGTCGGAAGCGCTGTTACGCGAGAGTTTTGAACTCTAG
- a CDS encoding metal-dependent transcriptional regulator: MQNLTIENYVKAIYQVCARGDKEAASTGELAVALSVSPGTVTSMLKTLSEAGLAEYMKYEGVSLTPAGRTLALRVLRRHRLIEVFLVRTLDLTWDEVHEEAEHMEHAVSDLLIDRIDEYLGHPETDPHGDPIPRADGSMVNIDTKKLTKWEPSQPFRLIRVMDQTSDFLRYLTEESLAPGCEGKIVSFRAEAGVITIEVEGRQTTLGLDAAEKLLVSALT; this comes from the coding sequence GTGCAAAATCTGACGATAGAGAATTACGTAAAAGCGATTTACCAGGTCTGCGCCCGCGGAGACAAAGAAGCGGCGTCGACCGGCGAGTTGGCGGTCGCGCTCTCGGTGTCGCCGGGGACGGTGACCAGCATGCTGAAGACGCTCAGCGAAGCGGGGCTGGCCGAGTACATGAAGTACGAAGGGGTCAGTCTGACGCCGGCCGGGCGAACGCTCGCGCTTCGCGTGCTTCGTCGGCATCGCTTGATTGAAGTCTTTTTGGTTCGGACGCTCGATCTGACGTGGGACGAAGTCCACGAAGAAGCGGAGCACATGGAACATGCCGTCAGCGATCTATTAATCGATCGGATCGACGAGTATCTCGGTCATCCCGAAACCGATCCGCACGGCGATCCAATCCCACGGGCCGACGGCAGCATGGTCAACATCGACACCAAGAAGCTGACCAAGTGGGAACCGTCGCAGCCGTTTCGGTTGATTCGGGTGATGGATCAGACTTCCGACTTCTTGCGTTATCTGACCGAAGAGTCGCTCGCGCCGGGCTGCGAAGGAAAGATTGTCTCGTTCCGCGCCGAAGCTGGCGTGATCACGATTGAAGTCGAAGGACGTCAGACGACGCTTGGATTGGACGCAGCAGAGAAACTGTTGGTCTCGGCCCTGACGTGA
- a CDS encoding DinB family protein: MTPKERLRKRLIAAREFTERLLQDFHTPEEWTQQVCHQTNHALWIAGHLALMDNFFLSQIAPDKAEPRDEYQLLFGVGSHPVADPDQYPAAEEVLAYLRQRRAALMAAFDEITEEGMSAAAPAGSPDFLNDVGAVFETAVWHEGMHTGQLSVVRRSLGHEPINAPQPQT, from the coding sequence ATGACTCCGAAAGAGCGACTACGCAAACGACTGATCGCGGCCCGCGAGTTCACCGAACGCTTGCTGCAAGACTTCCACACTCCAGAAGAATGGACGCAGCAGGTCTGTCATCAGACGAATCACGCTCTTTGGATCGCCGGACACTTGGCGCTGATGGACAACTTCTTCCTCAGCCAAATCGCCCCCGACAAGGCGGAGCCGCGAGACGAGTATCAGTTGCTCTTCGGCGTCGGTTCGCATCCGGTCGCTGATCCTGACCAATACCCGGCGGCGGAAGAAGTGCTCGCTTATTTGCGTCAGCGTCGCGCCGCATTGATGGCCGCCTTCGACGAAATCACGGAAGAAGGGATGTCGGCCGCGGCGCCGGCCGGATCGCCTGACTTCTTAAACGACGTCGGCGCGGTCTTCGAAACGGCGGTCTGGCACGAAGGGATGCACACCGGGCAGTTGTCCGTCGTGCGCCGCTCCCTCGGTCACGAACCGATCAACGCCCCGCAACCGCAGACGTAA
- a CDS encoding DnaJ C-terminal domain-containing protein, which produces MPEDFYKTLGVSRGATSDEIQKAYRKLAKKYHPDVNPDDKKAQERFKEIQNAYDVLGDAEKRTKYDQFGHGFEQMGAGPQGGAWRHAGGGGGAQEFDFSDLFGGGGGGGGGDAGGFSDIFRQFTGGGGRRARSAPMRGADLHHEVTVPFRTAVEGGEVMLSVRRGNSVETISAQIPAGIEDGKKIRLRGQGEPGPNGGPAGDILINVHIDSHRCFVRNGKNLEVKVPITLEEAALGGKIDVPTPHGTITLTIPPNSSSGKRLRIRGQGVKQKSSEPGDLYAELQIKMPAELDEKGQELVRQLGKLYTESPRKDLAW; this is translated from the coding sequence ATGCCTGAAGACTTCTACAAAACCTTAGGCGTTTCGCGGGGAGCGACTTCTGACGAGATTCAGAAGGCGTACCGCAAGCTCGCCAAGAAATACCATCCGGACGTCAATCCTGACGACAAAAAGGCGCAAGAACGCTTCAAAGAGATCCAAAACGCCTACGACGTTTTGGGGGATGCGGAAAAGCGGACCAAGTACGATCAGTTCGGCCATGGCTTCGAGCAGATGGGCGCCGGCCCCCAAGGCGGAGCATGGCGACATGCTGGCGGCGGCGGTGGAGCGCAAGAGTTCGACTTTAGCGACCTCTTTGGTGGCGGCGGAGGAGGAGGAGGGGGAGACGCCGGCGGTTTCTCCGACATCTTCCGGCAATTTACCGGCGGAGGAGGGCGGCGTGCCCGTTCGGCCCCGATGCGCGGCGCCGATCTTCACCACGAAGTAACGGTTCCATTTCGGACCGCGGTTGAAGGGGGGGAAGTGATGCTGAGCGTTCGGCGCGGCAACAGCGTCGAAACGATCTCGGCCCAGATTCCCGCTGGCATCGAAGATGGCAAGAAGATCCGTCTCCGCGGCCAGGGAGAACCCGGCCCAAACGGCGGACCGGCCGGCGATATCCTGATCAACGTCCATATCGACTCGCATCGCTGCTTCGTCCGCAACGGCAAGAATCTGGAAGTCAAAGTGCCGATCACGCTCGAAGAAGCGGCGCTCGGCGGCAAGATCGACGTTCCGACTCCGCACGGCACGATCACGCTGACCATTCCGCCGAATTCCTCGAGCGGCAAACGTCTTCGTATTCGGGGCCAAGGGGTCAAGCAGAAGTCGAGCGAGCCGGGTGACCTGTACGCCGAATTGCAGATCAAAATGCCGGCCGAACTGGATGAAAAGGGGCAAGAGCTCGTTCGCCAACTCGGCAAGCTCTACACCGAAAGCCCGCGCAAAGACCTTGCCTGGTGA
- the rnpA gene encoding ribonuclease P protein component yields MNNQEDRGFGKEKRLLRSAQFDQVFAGKCSAADGILIVYVAENEGLGPRIGLVVSKKAGNAVRRNRWKRRLREAFRIQQSRLPENCDLVVIPRAAVEPPFERLCRSLVETARRARKKLRQRGSEG; encoded by the coding sequence ATGAATAACCAGGAGGATCGCGGGTTCGGCAAAGAAAAACGCCTGCTCCGCAGCGCTCAGTTTGACCAGGTCTTCGCCGGCAAGTGCTCGGCCGCCGACGGTATTCTGATCGTCTATGTCGCCGAAAATGAGGGGCTAGGGCCCCGAATCGGCCTGGTCGTTTCGAAGAAGGCAGGCAACGCCGTTCGCCGCAATCGGTGGAAGCGGCGTCTCCGCGAAGCGTTTCGGATCCAGCAATCTCGCCTGCCGGAAAACTGCGATCTGGTTGTGATTCCGCGGGCCGCAGTCGAACCGCCGTTCGAGCGCCTTTGCCGTAGCCTGGTCGAAACGGCGCGTCGTGCTCGCAAGAAGCTGCGCCAGCGAGGCTCGGAAGGATGA
- the yidD gene encoding membrane protein insertion efficiency factor YidD has product MNLLEILLQALDGLLAETMIFAVRLYQFFLSPIFGRQCIYQPTCSHYFIGAVKKYGPISGLLRGAWRICRCNPFCQGGYDPP; this is encoded by the coding sequence ATGAACTTGCTCGAAATCTTGCTGCAGGCCCTCGATGGGCTGCTAGCGGAGACGATGATCTTTGCGGTGCGGCTTTACCAATTCTTTTTGAGCCCGATCTTCGGGCGGCAGTGCATTTACCAGCCTACCTGTAGTCACTACTTTATCGGCGCCGTCAAAAAGTATGGGCCGATCAGCGGACTGCTGCGGGGAGCGTGGCGAATCTGCCGCTGCAATCCGTTCTGTCAGGGCGGTTACGATCCTCCGTAA